A DNA window from Methylobacterium sp. NMS14P contains the following coding sequences:
- a CDS encoding cold-shock protein, translating into MSTGTVKWFNETKGYGFIQPDDGGKDVFVHISAVERAGLRGLNEGQKVTYELETDRRSGKQSAGQLQTA; encoded by the coding sequence ATGAGCACCGGAACCGTCAAGTGGTTCAACGAGACCAAGGGCTACGGCTTCATCCAGCCGGATGACGGCGGCAAGGACGTGTTCGTCCACATCTCGGCCGTCGAGCGCGCCGGCCTGCGCGGCCTGAACGAGGGCCAGAAGGTCACGTACGAGCTGGAGACCGACCGTCGCAGCGGCAAGCAGTCCGCCGGTCAGCTCCAGACGGCTTGA
- a CDS encoding DUF6481 family protein, with product MSFLNKQGVADRLETAAKARSEMLARFRARPSADDPSVLARQSARRAVVDAREARAAERAAQRQAEIERAAALAEAERLAEIERKHAEQLAAQERAKALQAEQKAQRDARYLARKAKAQKKR from the coding sequence GTGAGCTTTTTGAACAAGCAGGGTGTCGCCGATCGCCTGGAGACCGCCGCCAAGGCGCGATCCGAGATGCTGGCCCGCTTCAGGGCGCGCCCGTCCGCCGATGACCCGTCCGTCCTCGCCCGCCAGTCCGCCCGCCGCGCGGTGGTCGATGCCCGCGAGGCCCGTGCGGCCGAACGCGCCGCGCAGCGTCAGGCCGAGATCGAGCGCGCCGCCGCCCTGGCCGAGGCCGAACGCCTCGCCGAGATCGAGCGCAAGCACGCCGAGCAACTGGCCGCCCAGGAGCGCGCCAAGGCCCTGCAGGCCGAGCAGAAGGCCCAGCGCGACGCGCGCTATCTCGCCCGCAAGGCGAAGGCTCAGAAGAAGCGCTGA
- a CDS encoding GNAT family N-acetyltransferase, translated as MHIRAAQAADHAAITRIIVPTIRAGETYALDRDLGEAAALAYWTGTDRETFVAEDSGTVLGTYYLRANQAGGGAHVANCGFMTGAAALGRGVARAMCAHALDRARARGFAAMQFNFVVSTNVRAVRLWEGLGFDVVGRLPGAFRHPALGPVDALVMFRTL; from the coding sequence CTGCACATCAGGGCCGCGCAGGCGGCCGACCACGCGGCCATCACCCGCATCATCGTGCCGACCATCCGGGCCGGCGAGACCTACGCGCTGGACCGCGACCTCGGCGAGGCCGCGGCACTCGCGTACTGGACCGGCACGGACCGCGAGACCTTCGTGGCCGAGGACTCGGGGACGGTGCTCGGCACGTACTATCTGCGCGCGAACCAAGCGGGCGGGGGCGCCCACGTCGCCAATTGCGGCTTCATGACCGGAGCGGCCGCCCTGGGCCGCGGAGTCGCCCGGGCCATGTGCGCGCACGCCCTCGATCGGGCGCGGGCGCGGGGCTTCGCGGCGATGCAGTTCAACTTCGTGGTGAGCACCAACGTCCGGGCCGTCCGCCTGTGGGAGGGCCTCGGCTTCGACGTGGTCGGCCGGTTACCGGGCGCCTTCCGGCACCCGGCCCTCGGGCCGGTCGACGCGCTGGTGATGTTCCGGACGCTCTGA
- a CDS encoding NAD kinase, whose protein sequence is MPRFQKIAFVASPTGHAREAAAALMRRYDHVSPEEADVVVALGGDGLMLQVLHRFMDHPKPIYGMNRGTVGFLMNEFRDDDLLEHLENAQRSVIHPLVMDVLDTEGRSHRARAINEVYLLRQTHQTAKLKIAVDGNVRLDLLIADGVLVATAAGSTAYNLSVGGPILPLDAKLLALTPISAFRPRRWRGALLPDYARIRIDVLDAPHRPVAAVADHTEFRRVCTVETSLDRATELVLLHDPGHSLDERILREQFG, encoded by the coding sequence ATGCCGCGCTTCCAGAAGATCGCCTTCGTGGCGAGCCCGACCGGCCATGCCCGCGAGGCCGCGGCAGCCCTGATGCGGCGCTACGACCACGTCTCGCCCGAGGAGGCCGACGTCGTCGTCGCCCTCGGCGGTGACGGCCTGATGCTTCAGGTGCTGCACCGCTTCATGGACCACCCGAAGCCGATCTACGGGATGAACCGCGGCACGGTCGGCTTCCTGATGAACGAGTTCCGCGACGACGATCTCCTCGAGCACCTGGAGAACGCCCAGCGCAGCGTCATCCACCCGCTGGTGATGGACGTGCTCGACACGGAGGGCCGCTCCCATCGGGCGCGAGCGATCAACGAGGTGTACCTGCTGCGCCAGACGCACCAGACCGCCAAGCTGAAGATCGCCGTCGACGGCAATGTCCGGCTCGACCTGCTGATCGCCGACGGTGTGCTCGTCGCCACCGCGGCGGGCTCGACGGCCTACAACCTGTCGGTCGGGGGCCCGATCCTGCCGCTCGACGCCAAGCTGCTGGCGCTGACACCGATCTCGGCGTTCCGCCCCCGGCGCTGGCGCGGCGCACTCCTGCCGGACTACGCCCGAATCCGGATCGACGTGCTCGACGCGCCCCACCGTCCCGTGGCGGCGGTCGCCGACCACACCGAGTTCCGCCGGGTCTGCACGGTGGAGACCTCCCTCGACCGCGCCACCGAGCTCGTGCTGCTGCACGATCCCGGTCACAGCCTCGACGAGCGCATCCTGCGGGAGCAATTCGGGTGA
- the cutA gene encoding divalent-cation tolerance protein CutA, whose amino-acid sequence MERPLLVYTTFPDLASALNIGEALVRERLIACINVLPGMQSVYSWKGAVERGAEVAAILKSREGLADALAVALKARHPYDTPIILHLPVAGADADTAAWILAETLPCGPAGAGTQTD is encoded by the coding sequence ATGGAGCGTCCGCTCCTCGTCTACACCACCTTTCCCGACCTCGCCTCGGCGCTGAACATCGGCGAGGCCCTGGTCCGCGAGCGTCTCATCGCCTGCATCAACGTGCTTCCGGGCATGCAGTCCGTCTACAGCTGGAAGGGCGCGGTGGAGCGCGGTGCGGAGGTCGCCGCCATCCTCAAGAGCCGGGAGGGTCTGGCCGACGCGCTGGCGGTCGCGCTGAAGGCGCGTCATCCCTACGATACGCCGATCATCCTGCATCTTCCGGTCGCCGGGGCGGACGCCGACACAGCCGCCTGGATCCTGGCGGAGACGCTGCCCTGCGGGCCGGCGGGCGCCGGGACTCAGACGGACTGA